Within the Micromonospora citrea genome, the region GCCACCGAGCTGGGCGACACGCTGGGCGCCGAGGACGACGAGTTCGCGCTGGCGGAGCTGCGGGTGGCCCTCGGCCCGGCGCTCGCCACCCTCGACGAGCGGGAGCAGAAGATCCTCACCCTGCGCTTCTACGGCAACCTGACGCAGAGCGAGATCGCCGCCCAGGTCGGCGTGTCCCAGATGCACGTCTCCCGGCTCCTCGCCCGCGCCCTCGGAAAGCTGCGCGGCCAGCTCGCCGACTGCTGATCCCGGCTTTCCGTCGCGCCGGCGGCGCCAATCGGTTCGGCTCGACCGGATCGCGCAGGCCGCCGCCCCCGGCTCTGCCGGCAAAGGGCCCTCCTCCCGCTCCGGCGGGGGGAGGGCCCTTGCCAGTGCCGCGGCGCGCGGGTGCGCGCCGACGCCGTGGACGTACGACCCGCCGCCCGGGACGCCGCGCCGCCGGGCAGACTCGTCGGAGGCAACCACCCACGCGGGCCGGTCGACGGGCCGCGTCGCAGACGACGGGCCGGACGTCGCCGACGCAGCCGGCCGGGGCGACCGGCGAAGGCAGGAGAGAACAGTGAGCGCGATTCTCGTCACGGGCGCGGCGGGCTTCATCGGATCCAACTTCGTCCGGCACTGGCGCCGCGCCCACCCACAGGACCGGGTGGTCGCCTTCGACCTGCTGACCTATTCCGGCACGCTGGCCAACCTCGCCGACCTCGACGACCCGGTCACCTTCGTACGGGGAGACATCCGGGACCAGCCGGCCGTGGAGGGGGTGCTGCGCGAGCACGGCGTCGACGTCGTGGTCAACTTCGCCGCCGAGTCGCACAACTCCCGGGCGGTGCTCGATCCGACGGCCTTCTTCGAGACGAACGTGCTGGGCCCCGTCGCCCTCATGGAGGCCGTCCGGCGGGTCGGCCGCGACGGGATCCGCTTCCACCAGATCTCCACCTGCGAGGTGTACGGGGACATGGCGCTCGACGACCCCGGCGCCTTCACCGAGGAGTCGCCCTACCGGCCGCGCACCCCGTACAACGCCGCGAAGGCCGGGGGCGACCACGCGGTACGCGCCTTCGGCCACACCTACGGGATCCCGTTCACGATCACGACCTGCGCCAACAACTACGGGCCGTACCAGTTCCCGGAGAAGGTCATCCCGCTGTTCGTCACGCGCGCGCTGCGGGGGTTGCCGCTGCCGGTCTACGCCTCCAGCCGTAACCGCCGGGAGTGGCTGCACGTGGCCGACCACTGCCGCGCGGTCGAGGCGGTGCTGCTGCACGGCCGGCTGGGGGAGACGTACAACGTCGGCAGCGGCGTGGAGGTCGACGTCGAGACGCTCGCCGACGCCGTGCTCGCGGAGCTGGGCCTCGGCCCGGAGCTGAAGCAGCGGGTGCCCGACCGCCCCTCGCACGACCGCCGCTACCTGCTCGACTCCGGCAGGCTGCGGGGCGAGCTGGGCTGGGCCCCGACGATCGGGTTCGACGCCGGGCTGGCCGAGACGGTCGCCTGGTACCGGCAGCACGAGGCCTGGTGGCGGCCGCTGCTCGACCGCGTACAGGTGGCCGAGGAGACCGCGTGGCGGTGAGCCGGCGCTGACGCCGCCGCCCGGCGGGTGCCCGTCGCGGAAGGCAGCTCGGCCTCGGCGCGTGCTGTCCGGCGGCCCGGTCGGGGCGCCGTCGCCGTCGAGGACCCGGTCGGAGAAGGCCGCGTCCCGCCGATCGCGGCGATCGCCGGCCCGGCGGCCTCCGCCTCTCCTACAGTGGTCCCTGCGGCCCCGCCGAGCGTGCGCCGGACGCCCGTCCCGGGTGCCGACCAGGTGGCGGGGCCGATGGCCCGGCCCGGTGGGCGGGGCCGGAAACGGGGGTCCCGGTGTTCTCACGGCCGTTCCGCGCGGACCGCCGGCACCGCAGCGCGGCCCGCCCGGCCGGCGGCCACGGCGACGACGCGGCCGCACCCGCCGGTCAGGGCCGGCACGACGACCACGCCGGTCCCGGCCGGCGCGCCGCGCCCGGCCCGGCCGGCGGGCACGGGGGGCACGACAAGCATGCCGGGCACGACCCGGAGCAGTTCCGCCGCAGGTTCTGGCTGTGCCTCGCCCTCACCGTCCCGATCGTGCTGACCAGCGACATGGTGATGGACTGGCTCGGCTACACCCTGGACTTCCCGGGCTTGGGCTGGGTCGGGCCGGTCCTCGGCTCCGTGGTCTTCCTCTACGGCGGATGGCCGTTCCTGGTGGGCGCCGTACGGGAGGTCCGCGACCGCGCCCCCGGGATGATGCTGCTGGTGTCGATGGCGATCACCGTGGCCTACGTGGCTTCGCTGGCGACCAGGCTGGGCGCGTTCGACCTGGACTTCTGGTGGGAGCTGGCGGCGCTGGTGACCATCATGCTGCTCGGGCACTGGCAGGAGATGAAGGCGATCGGCCAGGCGCGCGGCGCCCTCGCCGCCCTGGCCGCGCTGCTGCCCGACGACGCCGAGCGGCTCGGCGACGACGGCGTCCCGCGGCGCGTTCCGCTGGGCGAACTGCGGGTGGGCGACGTGGTGCTGGTCCGCTCCGGGGGCCGCGTGCCGGCCGACGGGTCGATCGTCGACGGCGCCGCCGAGCTGGACGAGTCGATGATCACGGGGGAGTCCCGGCCGGTGCCGCGCGGCGTCGGCGACCGGGTGGTGGCCGGCACGGTGGCG harbors:
- the rfbB gene encoding dTDP-glucose 4,6-dehydratase; amino-acid sequence: MSAILVTGAAGFIGSNFVRHWRRAHPQDRVVAFDLLTYSGTLANLADLDDPVTFVRGDIRDQPAVEGVLREHGVDVVVNFAAESHNSRAVLDPTAFFETNVLGPVALMEAVRRVGRDGIRFHQISTCEVYGDMALDDPGAFTEESPYRPRTPYNAAKAGGDHAVRAFGHTYGIPFTITTCANNYGPYQFPEKVIPLFVTRALRGLPLPVYASSRNRREWLHVADHCRAVEAVLLHGRLGETYNVGSGVEVDVETLADAVLAELGLGPELKQRVPDRPSHDRRYLLDSGRLRGELGWAPTIGFDAGLAETVAWYRQHEAWWRPLLDRVQVAEETAWR